The Terrirubrum flagellatum nucleotide sequence GAAGCCGACGCCGACCGCATAGTTGCGGTCGCGGAACATGGCGGGATCGATGTAGGGCTCTCTCGACGTGAAGGTGTGGACGATGAAGAGATAGAAGGCGAGCGCCGCGATCGCGCCTTCGACGATGATCTCGAGCGAGGAGAACCAGTCGAGCTGTTCGCCGCGGTCGAGCATCATCTGCAGCGAGCCGATGAAGATGGAAAGCGTGAGGAAGCCGGTCCAGTCGAGCGGCGCGCGCGACAGTTTCGACTCGGAGAGCGCGGCCGACAGTCCGACCATCGTCAGAATGCCGACCGGCAGGTTGATGTAGAAGACGTAGCGCCAGTTGTAGCTCTCGGTGAGCAGGCCGCCGAGCGTGGGCCCAAGGATCGGGCCGACCATCACGCCCATGCCCCACAGCGCCATGGCCGAGCCGTGCCGCTCCTTGGGATAGGAATCGAGCAGCACCGATTGCGACAGCGGCACGAGCGGCGCGCCGAAGATTCCCTGCAGCAGACGGAACAGCACCATCTGTTCGAGCGTCTGCGCCGCGCCGCAGAGCAGCGACGCGAAGGTGAATCCGCCGACCGCGATGAGAAAGATCTTCTTGCGGCCGAAGCGGGCGGTGAGAAATCCCGTCAGCGGCATCGCGATCGCCGACGACACGATATAGGAGGTGAGCACCCAGGAAATCTGATCCTGCGTCGCTGACAGCGACCCCTGCATGTAGGGCAGCGCGACATTGGCGATCGTCGTATCGAGCGCCTGCATGATCGTCGCGAGCATCACGCACGCCGTGATGACGGCGCGGTTCGG carries:
- a CDS encoding DHA2 family efflux MFS transporter permease subunit, whose translation is MSTAAITQTPAKAEPNRAVITACVMLATIMQALDTTIANVALPYMQGSLSATQDQISWVLTSYIVSSAIAMPLTGFLTARFGRKKIFLIAVGGFTFASLLCGAAQTLEQMVLFRLLQGIFGAPLVPLSQSVLLDSYPKERHGSAMALWGMGVMVGPILGPTLGGLLTESYNWRYVFYINLPVGILTMVGLSAALSESKLSRAPLDWTGFLTLSIFIGSLQMMLDRGEQLDWFSSLEIIVEGAIAALAFYLFIVHTFTSREPYIDPAMFRDRNYAVGVGFMFVVGMILFSTLALQTPFLQSLMGYPVLQAGLIVAPRGLGTMVAMSIIGRLTGKVDPRVFLTLGLCLLATSLYETSGFTPDVDKWTIIRTGVMQGFGLGFLFVPLSTVAFSTLDPKYRVQGAALFSLIRNIGSSIGISIVIFLLGRSTQVMHAQLVEHVTPFNSALRDATVSKYWDLATTAGRASLDNEITRQATIIAYANDYYLMMALALCCLPLVLLLSKAKKPQADGHSAAAALD